Part of the Vitis vinifera cultivar Pinot Noir 40024 chromosome 13, ASM3070453v1 genome is shown below.
aaattaaaggataataataatgtgttttattatttcaataatttaaaaataattattattataatttaggaagcaaaattaaattataattttattgccAAAGAATTCAGTACAACCGTATCCTAAAGACCTGATTCTATGTACAGAGACGGCATTCAGCGAggcaaagaataaaaaagggaCGGTGGTGATGAACTAAAAGCCAACCAGTCATCATACTTCTCTCCCtctcttcttcctctctctctctctctctctctctctcttatccAGCGTCTGATCTCtgtccaaaaaaacaaaatcaaaaacaattccatcaaaactctctctctcttctacGCGCGCCAAATACAAACATTCTTcaaacactctctctctccacaggtacgctctctttctcaagctctctttctctctctatctgTACGGACGTGATGGATATAGGGTTTCAGTGTTCGTTTCTCAACCTAGGGTTCCGGCGACCATGGCAGATGGTCCGGCGAGTCCCCCCGGAGGCAGCCACGAAAGCGGCGGGGACCAGAGCCCCCGCCACAACGTTCGTGAGCAGGACCGGTACCTTCCGATCGCCAACATCAGCCGCATCATGAAGAAGGCGTTGCCGGCTAATGGTAAGATCGCCAAGGATGCGAAGGACACTGTCCAAGAGTGCGTCTCCGAGTTCATCAGTTTCATCACCAGCGAGTACGCggatctctctctcttttcttttccttctatttCTCCGATGATTGtgttttgggttatttgattaaaaggatgaAATCTTTTCCTTCTATTTCTCCGATGATTGtgttttgggttatttgattaaaaggatgaAATAATCCCAATTGGTAAAGCTAACCATAACCGTTCACTCATTTTCAACCTAAACAATATCCATTGTTGACCAAAATATCCTTCACCTAACATGGCAGAGTTTGATTTACAAGGAAATTAGGGTTTTGGTTTTGCaattgcaaaatattttttgaaaatgtttcttGTTTAGGGCTAGTGATAAGTGTCAGAAAGAGAAGCGAAAGACGATTAATGGTGATGATCTGCTTTGGGCGATGGCGACCCTAGGATTTGAAGATTATATTGAACCACTAAAGGTGTACCTGCAGAGATATAGAGAGGTAATAATTCTTCTGGTTTTAGTTATCATTGATTGgttatgaaaatgaaagaaatcgAAGTTTTGAATCTTCACGGTTTTTCTTCTAGtactaaatattatttttttgtttttgtttcaatttaatttattgatatgagAAGATGgagatttcttttaatttgcCAAGTaatagaggaaaagaaaagaca
Proteins encoded:
- the LOC100259924 gene encoding nuclear transcription factor Y subunit B-1, translating into MADGPASPPGGSHESGGDQSPRHNVREQDRYLPIANISRIMKKALPANGKIAKDAKDTVQECVSEFISFITSEASDKCQKEKRKTINGDDLLWAMATLGFEDYIEPLKVYLQRYRELEGDTRGSARGGDGSARRDAIGSQPGPNAQFAHQGSFTQAMNYMNSQAQGQHLIVSPVQSSE